The genomic segment GAATAGTAGCCCACGGTGACGGTGAGGTCGGTGACGCCGCGCTCGCCAAGCGCGTCCCTGACGGCGTTGAACGTCGCGTCCGACACCTTGTGGTCGTTCAGCAACTCCAGCGTGAACTTCACGGTCAGCGCCTCGTCGTCCGTCAGCCCCTCCGGCGCCTTGCGGTCGCGGATGGCGGCGATGGCCTCCTCGCGAGCGCCGGCGTCCTTGGCCTGGATCTCGTGGGCGACCCACTCGTAGTGGGCGTCCCAGTGGCGCGCGATGGTGAGGATGGCGAGTTCCAGGGGCAGCCGGGGCACCGTCGTCTCGAAGCGGACGTAGGTGCCGACGTGGGCGGCGCGGCCGGCAACGTCGGGGCTGTGCATGAGCGCCGCGAAGGGGCCGCGCACGCTGCCGCGGCTGGCGGCGATGGCGTCGTAGATGGCTTGGTCGTTGGGGGAGAGCTGGTCCCGGGTTACTTCCGGCAGTCTGGGCATACGAGCCTCCACGGTCTGAGTAAGGGCGCGTTGAAGATACCCGTGAGAGGGTGGGGCGTCAAGCGAGGGGAGAGCTAAGGCAGCGGGTCAATCTTGCCGGGCTCCTGGCCATTGCGGATGCGGTCCCAGCATTCCCCTAACTCGCCCTGATGCAACTCGGCCCATTCATGGACCAAGCTCAAGGCTCGGCGCGGAAGATCGCTTTCATACACGTAAAG from the Chloroflexota bacterium genome contains:
- a CDS encoding carboxymuconolactone decarboxylase family protein, whose product is MPRLPEVTRDQLSPNDQAIYDAIAASRGSVRGPFAALMHSPDVAGRAAHVGTYVRFETTVPRLPLELAILTIARHWDAHYEWVAHEIQAKDAGAREEAIAAIRDRKAPEGLTDDEALTVKFTLELLNDHKVSDATFNAVRDALGERGVTDLTVTVGYYSMISCVLNGMEMLPEKSTLTP
- a CDS encoding DUF4160 domain-containing protein, whose amino-acid sequence is MPELSRFYGIVIQMYPREHGLPHFHARYSGATAIIGIANLYVYESDLPRRALSLVHEWAELHQGELGECWDRIRNGQEPGKIDPLP